One genomic region from Chthonomonas calidirosea T49 encodes:
- a CDS encoding glycoside hydrolase family 172 protein yields the protein MEPFWGPALHNIFLLSQAKTRSISAENPTGEKGKGGMATEGAGARAARDLGQGWKVSPCITLPARTTVTLAEIQGPGTIQHIWNTVHPDWWRRLVFRVYWDDEPTPSIETPLGDFFCNGWCRRCNVNSLPIVVNPAGGFNSYWPMPFRQSARICIENLWDEDCHGYYYQITYALTEVPEDAGYLHAQFRRSNPLPYKQVHTLLDGVQGQGHYVGTYLAWQVNNNGWWGEGEMKFYLDGDGDFATIVGTGTEDYFGGAWNFEHPPGQYGVYSTPFLGMPQVIMAGEGGMYQSQQRHGMYRWHIPDPIRFENDIRVTIQALGWRSGGRYLPLQDDISSTVWWYQREPHAPFPPLPDRDGLEVI from the coding sequence ATGGAACCTTTTTGGGGACCTGCGCTCCACAACATCTTTCTACTTTCTCAAGCCAAAACGCGCTCTATAAGCGCGGAAAATCCCACTGGGGAAAAAGGCAAGGGGGGCATGGCCACGGAAGGAGCCGGTGCGCGCGCCGCACGGGACTTGGGACAAGGCTGGAAAGTCTCTCCCTGCATCACGCTACCCGCTCGAACAACGGTAACCCTTGCCGAAATCCAAGGCCCCGGCACTATCCAACATATTTGGAACACGGTGCACCCGGACTGGTGGCGTCGCCTCGTTTTCCGTGTCTACTGGGACGATGAACCGACTCCCTCCATAGAAACACCCCTAGGCGACTTCTTTTGTAATGGTTGGTGCCGACGTTGCAATGTGAACTCGCTGCCCATCGTCGTGAACCCTGCGGGCGGCTTCAACTCCTATTGGCCGATGCCGTTTCGCCAATCCGCCCGCATCTGCATCGAAAACCTCTGGGATGAAGACTGCCATGGCTACTACTACCAGATCACCTATGCCCTCACGGAGGTACCTGAGGACGCGGGTTATCTGCATGCCCAGTTCCGCCGTTCAAATCCTCTTCCCTACAAGCAGGTACATACCCTGCTCGACGGCGTTCAGGGACAAGGGCACTACGTGGGCACCTACTTGGCCTGGCAGGTCAACAATAACGGTTGGTGGGGAGAAGGTGAAATGAAGTTCTACCTGGACGGCGACGGCGATTTCGCCACCATCGTCGGAACAGGCACGGAGGACTATTTCGGAGGTGCCTGGAACTTCGAACACCCACCAGGACAGTATGGAGTCTACTCCACACCCTTCCTCGGCATGCCTCAGGTGATCATGGCCGGAGAAGGTGGTATGTATCAGTCGCAGCAGCGCCACGGCATGTACCGCTGGCATATTCCAGACCCCATCCGTTTTGAAAACGACATCCGGGTCACCATTCAAGCGCTTGGGTGGCGCAGCGGGGGCCGCTATCTCCCTCTACAAGACGATATCTCCTCCACCGTATGGTGGTATCAACGGGAACCGCACGCGCCGTTTCCACCTCTACCCGACCGTGACGGCCTAGAAGTGATCTAG